The Nocardioides salarius genome includes a region encoding these proteins:
- a CDS encoding TIGR01777 family oxidoreductase, protein MSLHVVVAGSSGFLGTHLRQALRERGHRVTRLVRSPTSEQDASTWDPYAGVVDRDLVGGADVVVNLAGAPLIGNVHSDKWAREVRESRVRTTRLLAETIAGSTRPPAYLAGNGIAFYGDHGDQPLTETSESRGDALLTDVSREWEAAAAPAAAAGSRVCVLRTSPVMDRRSPPMKQLVPLFKLGLGGRLGSGRQHMAMISLRDWVGAVVHLAEHDSAAGPFNMCCETTPTNAEFTETLASALHRPSFATVPAPLLRVGAGKMAPELLGSLNVRPEALLAAGYTFRDPDVAAVVETGLATRD, encoded by the coding sequence ATGAGCCTCCACGTGGTCGTCGCCGGGTCGTCCGGCTTCCTCGGCACCCACCTGCGCCAGGCGCTGCGCGAGCGCGGGCACCGCGTCACCCGGCTGGTGCGCAGCCCCACCAGCGAGCAGGACGCCTCGACATGGGACCCGTACGCCGGCGTGGTCGACCGCGACCTCGTCGGTGGCGCCGACGTGGTGGTCAACCTGGCCGGGGCGCCGCTGATCGGCAACGTGCACTCCGACAAGTGGGCCCGTGAGGTCCGCGAGAGCCGGGTGCGCACCACCCGGCTGCTGGCCGAGACGATCGCGGGGTCGACCCGCCCCCCGGCGTACCTGGCCGGCAACGGCATCGCCTTCTACGGCGACCACGGCGACCAGCCGCTCACCGAGACCTCCGAGAGCCGCGGCGACGCGCTGCTGACCGACGTGAGCCGCGAGTGGGAGGCCGCGGCCGCCCCGGCTGCGGCGGCCGGCTCGCGGGTGTGCGTGCTGCGCACCTCACCGGTGATGGACCGCCGCAGCCCTCCGATGAAGCAGCTGGTGCCGCTCTTCAAGCTCGGCCTCGGCGGCCGGCTGGGCAGCGGACGCCAGCACATGGCGATGATCTCGCTGCGCGACTGGGTCGGGGCCGTGGTGCACCTGGCCGAGCACGACAGCGCCGCCGGGCCCTTCAACATGTGCTGCGAGACGACGCCGACCAACGCCGAGTTCACCGAGACCCTGGCCTCGGCACTGCACCGGCCCAGCTTCGCGACCGTGCCCGCGCCGCTGCTGCGCGTGGGCGCCGGCAAGATGGCGCCCGAGCTGCTCGGCTCGCTCAACGTGCGCCCCGAGGCGCTGCTGGCGGCCGGCTACACGTTCCGCGACCCCGACGTCGCCGCGGTCGTGGAGACCGGCCTCGCCACCCGCGACTGA
- the lipB gene encoding lipoyl(octanoyl) transferase LipB yields MSEAAYEQESVQFEVAGLGPDAVDYLSAWELQREVHAQVVAGERPGSVLLLEHPPTYTAGKRTEAHERPLDAGGAPVIDVDRGGKITFHGPGQLVAYPIVALPDHVKVVDFVRRMEEAMIATCTHFGVETARVPGRSGAWLRADERAGERKIGAIGIRVSRGVTMHGIALNCDVDLGWYDRFVPCGIADAGVTTLSLETGRRVGVEEALPVLRTHLAEMLAWDDYRPTPDYEPRPEPGRAPRIELVTPGG; encoded by the coding sequence ATGAGCGAGGCGGCGTACGAGCAGGAGAGCGTGCAGTTCGAGGTGGCCGGCCTGGGGCCCGACGCGGTCGACTACCTGTCCGCCTGGGAGCTGCAGCGCGAGGTGCACGCCCAGGTGGTGGCCGGTGAGCGACCCGGCTCCGTGCTGCTGCTCGAGCACCCCCCGACCTACACTGCGGGCAAGCGCACCGAGGCCCACGAGCGCCCCCTCGACGCCGGTGGCGCGCCGGTGATCGACGTCGACCGCGGCGGCAAGATCACCTTCCACGGCCCCGGCCAGCTGGTCGCCTACCCGATCGTGGCGCTGCCCGACCACGTCAAGGTCGTCGACTTCGTGCGCCGCATGGAGGAGGCGATGATCGCCACCTGCACCCACTTCGGGGTCGAGACCGCCCGGGTGCCGGGGCGCAGCGGTGCCTGGCTGCGCGCCGACGAGCGGGCCGGCGAGCGCAAGATCGGCGCGATCGGCATCCGCGTCAGCCGCGGGGTGACCATGCACGGCATCGCGCTGAACTGCGACGTCGACCTCGGCTGGTACGACCGCTTCGTGCCCTGCGGCATCGCCGACGCCGGGGTGACCACCCTGAGCCTGGAGACCGGGCGGCGCGTCGGCGTCGAGGAGGCGCTGCCGGTGCTGCGCACCCATCTCGCCGAGATGCTGGCCTGGGACGACTACCGCCCGACCCCTGACTACGAGCCGCGCCCCGAGCCGGGCCGCGCCCCGCGCATCGAGCTGGTGACGCCGGGCGGGTGA